A stretch of DNA from Bacteroidota bacterium:
GCTGTCCGCTTTCCCTTTGTTCCGGCACATAACAATATGGCCCCCATGGATGCTGCCATGCCAGTACAAATCGTCGCCACATCAGGTGCTATGTATTGCATCGTGTCATAAATACCTAAGCCTGCATATACTGATCCTCCGGGCGTATTGAGATAGATCTGGATATCTTTCCGTGAATCGGAGGATTCCAGGAATAGAAGCTGGGCCTGAATGATATTGGCAACATAATCATCAATCGGTACACCGAGAAAAATAATCCTGTCCATCATCAACCGGGAGAAAACATCCATCGTTGCTATATTGAGCTGACGTTCCTCAATGATGGTTGGTGATATGTAATTGCCAATAAGTTTGGTATAACTGTCAAGATTTAAGCTACTGATGCCTCTGTGGTTAACGGCATATTTTCTGAATTCATCGGGCTTCATAAGATTATTTTATTATGGTTTGGATTCTGATGCTAATTTAATGAAATCTTCATATGACACCTCACTCTCAATGACTCCAAGTTTGTCTTTGAACAGGTTTTTTAGCTTTGTGTCATAAAGGTAGTCGTTAATTTTGCGTACCTCTTCTTCATTTTGCATGATCAGATTGACCAGTTCTTCCATTTTTTCATTCTTACCGTGATATTCCTCATGCTCATGTTCGTGGTCATGACCAAGCCCTTTAAAATAATTCCGGATATAATTCCTTTTCTCTTCATCAGTTATTCCCAGGTTGTAATCTTTTATAAGCCTATTTTCGATAAGTTGCCATTTCATCGAACGGGCATATTTGTCATAGTCTTTTTCCACCTGTTCAGCTGTGAGTCCTTCTTTCCCTGTTTCGACCAGATAGCGTTTGATGAAGTCATCCGGTAACTCAATATTTGCCTGCTTCATTAAAATGTCGACCACGGTTGACATAAAGTTTCCTTCGCTGTTCGAACGGAGTCTGGCTTCTACATCCTGTCTGACTTTTGTCCTGAAATCTTCTTCAGTTGTGATGTAATGATTTTGATAAACTTTGTCGAACAGTGCCCGGTCCACAGGTGCTGGTTCAAACCTGCTGATTTCATGTATCGTAAACTCAAGATCGGAAGTGAGATTTTCAGCTTCTTCTTTTGTGATGCCGAGAAGAGATGCAGTATCAGCGGTGCTTTCAGAGGCTTTCAGTGGATTATATCTAACCCTATCGCCGGCCTTTGAACCCAGAAACATGGATTTAATCGTTTCATCCTTTATGTAACGAACCATCAATGATGTAGACTTGTTTATGCCATTTTCCTTGATAGTTCCCGATTCATCAAGTTCGGCGATATCTCCCCTTAAGATATCATCCTCCCCAATGGCATCGGGAATAACTGATTTACCAAACCGGTACTGATATTCGGTGATTTGGTTATCAACCATTTTGTCATCAAAGGTGATAATATATTGGTTGACTTTTACATCTTCAGTCAGAGTCAGGGCAAATTTTGGAGTCAATCCGATATCGAAGTAAAACTCAAAATCAGACTGTTTATCGAAATCCTGTTCTTTACTTTTGTCTTTGCTGACAATAGGGATACCTATAATATCAAATTCATTTTTTTTGATATAATCGTCAAGTGAAGCGGTGATCAGTTTATTGATTTCTTCAGCCAGTACGCTGTTGCCATAAATGCGGCGGATCATGCCATAGGGCACATGGCCTGGCCTGAATCCCGGCATACTGGCTTTGCGGCGATGCTCTCGCAGTACCTTTTCGACCTCCTCCTGATAATCTCCAGCCGGGATTTCAATTTTTATTGTGGCAGTCAGGTCGCCCGTGGTTTCATGTGAGATGTTCATTCATGTATTAAATTAGAGTGAAAAATTTATTTATATTGAAAGTGCGGATGAAGGGACTCGAACCCCCACGCCTTGCGGCACCAGATCCTAAGTCTAGCGCGTCTGCCAATTCCGCCACATCCGCAGTTTTCGTTTTATCAAATTAAAATCTTCGATTCTCATGGTGCATTGCACAAACCGAAAATTTCACCTTGAACATTTTGTTTTAAATGGCTGGCAAAATTACTTAAAATTTTGATACTGTATTTGAGTAAAATGATAATAACTCTCGCTTAAATTAGATGATATGTTTTCTATCCTTATCAGAACGCTTACCTGAGTGCTTACAGTAATTTGTTCAACAACAATAGACATGTACTCTCTCGAATTTTAACATTACATAATAGATTTCAACAATTTGTCATTTTTTTTACCATACAATCGAATTGAATTTTAAAAAATGTAATTTTGCCCGTTTTCGTTTTATGCCTGACCAACTAAATGAGGCCAGCAATAAATATTTATCAACCGTTTAATACAGGGTGTGTTGGAAATAAAGCAAGTAAACGGGCAGTCGGTTCATACGCCTTATAATCTGATCGATGGTGCTTCGGGATTTGGAACAGTTATATCCAAAGAGACACAGGAACTCAGCGAAATCGTCAGAGACTTATCAAATCCGTTAATTGACAGGCTTGAGATGTATGAGGATATCATCAATATCGAAGTTGGTGATACTTCTCTTACAAGAGCGCGCAATGTGGAACGCGAAGCAAACCTCAGGCAGATATACCTGAAGTTCGAAGGAGGTAATCCAACAGGTACACAGAAGGACAGGATTGCCTTTTTACAAAGCCTGGATGCCTTGCGACGCGGTTTTGACACCATTACCATTGCCACATGTGGAAATTACGGTGCCTCAGCCGCTCTATCGGCAAAACTGGCAGGCCTTCGATGTGTTATTTGTATTCCTGAGAATTATCATCCAAAACGTCTTCGGGAAATGGAAGATATGGATGCTGAAATAATCCGTACCCATGGAAGTTATGAAGAATCGGTCGCTTTCTCCAGGCAACTGGCACTTGAAAAGGAATATTATGATGCCAATCCCGGTGGGGTAAATACCCACATCCAACTTACTGGTTATGCTGAAATAGCATACGAAATATATGATACCCTCAGAGATGCACCTAAAGCAATAGCCGTTCCGGTATCGAATGGCACCATGCTGGCAGGAATACACCGTGGATTTTCGACTCTGTATAAAAGAGGAAAAACATCACGGATACCTCTTATTGTTGCAGGTTCATCATACAGGAAAAACCCTATTATTTATTCCTTTCAAAAAGGATTGGAAACCTGTGCAGAATTGGAACCTCAGAAAATCAAAGAGACATCCGTTAATGAACCATTGATCAACTGGCATTCATATGATGGAGATGAAGCCCTGTGGGCAATTCGTTCAACCGGCGGTTGGGCATCAGATATCACCGACACGAAGCTGTCATATTATTCAAAGTTACTGAGGGAAAAAGAAGGCTTGAGTGTTTTACCTGCCTCCACTGCCGGCCTCATCGCACTGCTTGAACAACATAAAAAGAAACCTATGGAAGGCGACCGGTATGTTGCAGTGCTGACTGGCAGAAAATAATGCCATCATGAAGATAAATGCCATCGTTTATTGCCAGGGTGCTTTTAATACCCCAAATGGAAAGACAACACATGGGTTGGTGCGTTTTACCGAAAGATACCGGG
This window harbors:
- the clpP gene encoding ATP-dependent Clp endopeptidase proteolytic subunit ClpP → MKPDEFRKYAVNHRGISSLNLDSYTKLIGNYISPTIIEERQLNIATMDVFSRLMMDRIIFLGVPIDDYVANIIQAQLLFLESSDSRKDIQIYLNTPGGSVYAGLGIYDTMQYIAPDVATICTGMAASMGAILLCAGTKGKRTALKHARILIHQPMGGAEGQASDIEITAREIQKIKKELYEIIAFHSAQPYKKIWKDADRDFWMTAYEAKEYGMIDEVLIRTKQ
- the tig gene encoding trigger factor, which translates into the protein MNISHETTGDLTATIKIEIPAGDYQEEVEKVLREHRRKASMPGFRPGHVPYGMIRRIYGNSVLAEEINKLITASLDDYIKKNEFDIIGIPIVSKDKSKEQDFDKQSDFEFYFDIGLTPKFALTLTEDVKVNQYIITFDDKMVDNQITEYQYRFGKSVIPDAIGEDDILRGDIAELDESGTIKENGINKSTSLMVRYIKDETIKSMFLGSKAGDRVRYNPLKASESTADTASLLGITKEEAENLTSDLEFTIHEISRFEPAPVDRALFDKVYQNHYITTEEDFRTKVRQDVEARLRSNSEGNFMSTVVDILMKQANIELPDDFIKRYLVETGKEGLTAEQVEKDYDKYARSMKWQLIENRLIKDYNLGITDEEKRNYIRNYFKGLGHDHEHEHEEYHGKNEKMEELVNLIMQNEEEVRKINDYLYDTKLKNLFKDKLGVIESEVSYEDFIKLASESKP
- a CDS encoding pyridoxal-phosphate dependent enzyme — encoded protein: MSKETQELSEIVRDLSNPLIDRLEMYEDIINIEVGDTSLTRARNVEREANLRQIYLKFEGGNPTGTQKDRIAFLQSLDALRRGFDTITIATCGNYGASAALSAKLAGLRCVICIPENYHPKRLREMEDMDAEIIRTHGSYEESVAFSRQLALEKEYYDANPGGVNTHIQLTGYAEIAYEIYDTLRDAPKAIAVPVSNGTMLAGIHRGFSTLYKRGKTSRIPLIVAGSSYRKNPIIYSFQKGLETCAELEPQKIKETSVNEPLINWHSYDGDEALWAIRSTGGWASDITDTKLSYYSKLLREKEGLSVLPASTAGLIALLEQHKKKPMEGDRYVAVLTGRK